In Desulfovibrio oxyclinae DSM 11498, a single genomic region encodes these proteins:
- the pyrH gene encoding UMP kinase, whose protein sequence is MDKVRFSRVLIKLSGEALAGDQQFGIDPEAIDRFSKEIASVVSAGVQVVLVIGGGNIFRGVAGSAKGMDRAQADYMGMLATVMNGLAVQDSLEKNECDTRVMTAFTMKEVAEPYIRRRAVRHLEKGRVVICAAGTGNPYFTTDSAAALRALELKCDAILKATKVDGVYDKDPAKFDDAVKYENVTYLEALEKRLGVMDSTAISMARDNELPIVVFDLFKKGNMKRVAEGENIGTTVQGGD, encoded by the coding sequence ATGGACAAAGTGCGGTTTTCGCGGGTACTCATCAAGCTCAGTGGCGAAGCCCTCGCGGGCGATCAGCAGTTCGGAATCGATCCGGAGGCTATCGACAGATTCAGCAAGGAAATCGCTTCTGTAGTAAGCGCCGGGGTCCAGGTCGTTCTGGTCATCGGCGGAGGTAACATTTTCAGGGGTGTCGCGGGCAGCGCCAAAGGCATGGATCGCGCTCAGGCCGATTACATGGGGATGCTGGCCACCGTCATGAACGGACTTGCCGTTCAGGACTCGCTTGAGAAAAATGAATGCGACACCCGCGTGATGACCGCCTTCACCATGAAGGAAGTGGCCGAGCCGTATATTCGCAGGCGGGCCGTTCGCCATCTGGAAAAGGGCCGTGTCGTCATCTGCGCCGCAGGCACCGGCAACCCGTATTTCACAACGGACTCCGCCGCCGCGCTGCGTGCGCTGGAACTCAAGTGCGATGCCATTTTGAAAGCCACCAAGGTGGACGGGGTTTACGACAAAGACCCCGCAAAATTCGACGATGCCGTCAAGTACGAGAACGTCACCTACCTTGAGGCACTGGAAAAAAGGCTCGGAGTCATGGACTCCACCGCCATTTCCATGGCACGCGACAATGAACTGCCCATCGTTGTCTTCGACCTTTTCAAGAAAGGCAACATGAAGCGTGTGGCAGAAGGCGAAAACATCGGTACCACCGTTCAAGGAGGAGACTAG
- the tsf gene encoding translation elongation factor Ts: MSITASMVKDLREKTGAGMMDCKKALVESDGDEEKAIIYLREKGLAKAAKKAGRATSEGRIGSYVSADGKHAVLVELKCETDFVAKNEEFQAFADALAEKVAGLDVTAGNAEDLPEDMVDVADLIAKLGENMQVGRFAKLNADGVIGLYIHSNGKIGTLVSINGSDNAEAAKDVAMQVAAANPVCTTPDQLPQDNIDKEKAIYLKQAMDEGKPEEIAEKIVMGRINKYYKEVCLVEQPFIKEDKKSVKQYLKDAGAGTVGDFVRLELGDDAED, translated from the coding sequence ATGTCTATTACCGCTTCCATGGTCAAAGACCTGCGCGAGAAAACCGGCGCAGGAATGATGGACTGCAAGAAAGCTCTGGTCGAGTCCGACGGTGACGAAGAAAAGGCCATCATCTACCTGCGCGAGAAAGGTCTCGCCAAGGCCGCCAAGAAGGCCGGCCGCGCCACCTCCGAAGGTCGCATCGGTTCCTACGTGAGCGCCGACGGCAAGCACGCCGTGCTCGTGGAACTCAAGTGCGAAACCGACTTCGTGGCCAAGAACGAAGAATTCCAGGCTTTTGCCGATGCTCTGGCTGAAAAGGTCGCTGGTCTCGACGTGACCGCCGGTAATGCCGAAGACCTGCCCGAAGACATGGTAGACGTCGCCGACCTCATCGCCAAGCTGGGCGAGAACATGCAGGTCGGCCGCTTCGCCAAGCTGAACGCCGACGGCGTGATCGGTCTGTACATCCACTCCAACGGCAAGATCGGCACTCTCGTGTCCATCAACGGCTCCGACAACGCGGAAGCCGCCAAGGACGTGGCCATGCAGGTCGCCGCCGCCAACCCGGTGTGCACCACCCCCGATCAGCTCCCGCAGGACAACATCGACAAGGAAAAGGCCATCTACCTGAAGCAGGCCATGGACGAAGGCAAGCCCGAAGAGATTGCCGAAAAGATCGTCATGGGCCGCATCAACAAGTACTACAAGGAAGTCTGCCTTGTGGAGCAGCCCTTCATCAAGGAAGACAAGAAGAGCGTCAAACAATACCTGAAGGACGCAGGCGCCGGCACAGTCGGTGACTTTGTCCGACTCGAACTCGGGGATGACGCCGAAGACTAG
- the rpsB gene encoding 30S ribosomal protein S2: MSYVTMKQMLETGVHFGHQTRRWNPKMRPYIFGSRNGIHIMDLQQTVKLYRKAHDFISDTVANGGKVLFIGTKRQAQDSIKQEAERAGMFYLTNRWMGGTLTNFQTIKRSIDRLKNLETMFEDGSINKFPKKEIVKMSREVNKLNLSLGGIKDMTEPPAAAFIIDPKREHIAVKECRCLGIPIVAVTDSNCDPDLIDYVIPGNDDAIRAIKLFSTHMAEACIEGAARAKDGGDKEEAVEKVEEKAEA, from the coding sequence ATGTCTTACGTTACTATGAAACAGATGCTGGAGACCGGTGTTCACTTCGGTCACCAGACCCGCCGCTGGAACCCGAAAATGCGTCCGTACATCTTCGGCTCCCGCAACGGCATCCACATCATGGACCTGCAGCAGACCGTCAAACTCTACCGCAAGGCCCATGACTTCATTTCCGACACCGTCGCCAACGGCGGCAAGGTGCTCTTCATCGGCACCAAGCGCCAGGCTCAGGATTCCATCAAGCAGGAAGCCGAGCGCGCCGGAATGTTCTACCTGACCAACCGCTGGATGGGCGGCACCCTGACCAACTTCCAGACCATCAAGCGCTCCATCGACCGCCTGAAGAACCTGGAAACCATGTTCGAAGACGGCTCCATCAACAAGTTCCCCAAAAAGGAAATCGTGAAGATGAGCCGCGAAGTGAACAAGCTGAACCTGTCCCTGGGCGGTATCAAGGACATGACCGAGCCCCCGGCGGCAGCCTTCATCATCGATCCCAAGCGCGAGCACATTGCCGTCAAGGAATGCCGCTGCCTCGGCATCCCTATAGTCGCCGTTACCGACTCCAACTGCGACCCCGACCTGATCGACTACGTGATTCCGGGCAACGATGACGCCATCCGCGCCATCAAGCTCTTCTCCACCCACATGGCCGAAGCCTGCATCGAAGGCGCCGCCCGTGCCAAGGACGGCGGCGACAAGGAAGAAGCTGTGGAAAAAGTTGAAGAAAAGGCCGAAGCCTAA
- a CDS encoding isoaspartyl peptidase/L-asparaginase — protein MEPRIIVHGGAWDIPDEHVSEHVKGVHHAVETVAPLLRQGMTALEAVERAVNLLEEDPTFDAGRGAFLNAEGNIELDAMIMDGESLDFGCVAAMRNLLHPVSVARKVMDSKDFRFLVGEGAMRFAMNNGFRELPPEELLTERELTFFHSIKNDQSFSQIEAFSGRSDTVGAVALDENGNLACATSTGGTPRKHPGRVGDSPVIGSGGYADNETGAASSTGYGETIMRVVLCKTAFDLIPDRGPAEAANRALEILHRKGKGYGGLICISPEGNYGFAHNTPRMAYALAQGHDVRADISVK, from the coding sequence ATGGAACCCAGAATCATCGTCCATGGCGGCGCATGGGATATTCCCGATGAACACGTTTCCGAGCACGTCAAAGGCGTTCACCATGCAGTCGAAACGGTCGCTCCGCTTCTCAGACAAGGCATGACCGCTCTTGAAGCCGTGGAACGCGCCGTGAATCTGCTGGAAGAAGATCCGACATTCGATGCCGGACGCGGGGCCTTCCTGAACGCAGAAGGAAATATCGAGTTGGATGCCATGATCATGGACGGAGAGTCGCTCGATTTCGGCTGCGTGGCTGCCATGCGCAACCTGCTGCATCCCGTCTCCGTGGCAAGAAAGGTTATGGATTCAAAGGATTTTCGTTTTCTTGTCGGCGAGGGTGCCATGCGCTTTGCCATGAACAACGGTTTTAGGGAACTCCCGCCCGAGGAACTGCTGACGGAACGGGAGCTCACATTCTTTCATTCCATCAAGAACGACCAGTCCTTCAGCCAGATCGAAGCCTTCTCCGGACGTTCCGACACGGTCGGCGCCGTGGCGCTGGATGAAAACGGCAACCTCGCGTGCGCCACAAGCACCGGCGGAACACCGCGCAAGCACCCCGGCCGCGTGGGCGACTCCCCCGTGATCGGATCCGGCGGTTATGCGGACAATGAAACCGGCGCGGCATCATCCACCGGCTACGGGGAAACCATCATGCGCGTTGTGCTTTGCAAAACAGCCTTCGACCTGATCCCGGACCGGGGTCCAGCCGAGGCCGCAAACCGGGCCCTTGAAATCCTGCACAGGAAAGGAAAAGGGTACGGCGGGCTCATTTGCATATCGCCGGAAGGCAATTACGGATTTGCGCACAACACGCCGAGAATGGCCTATGCCTTGGCGCAAGGGCACGACGTACGGGCCGACATCAGCGTAAAATGA
- the rarD gene encoding EamA family transporter RarD: protein MNKKTASGLLSALAAFTGWGLLPVYWKSVQSVWPVEILCHRIVWSMVFVALVITLQGRWRETLEPFSKPRVFGVCCLTGCLIGCNWLIYIWAVNTDRILETSLGYYMTPLMNVLLGFVFLRERLRPMQILAVTIAAIGVLWSLIGYGELPWIGLTLAISFGFYGLLRKTASVNSIPGLFIETAVLTPLAGGFLLWLGWNGEASFLNSGWRIDLLLIGAGAATSLPLMGFANGARKLNLATLGILQYLAPSLAFVVGAFVYDEPLTTNTIITFLCIWTALAVYTFDSIRRLRRAQRIANGKGVA from the coding sequence TTGAACAAAAAAACCGCCTCAGGACTGCTTTCCGCTCTGGCCGCATTCACCGGCTGGGGTCTGCTGCCCGTCTACTGGAAATCCGTCCAGTCCGTCTGGCCCGTCGAGATACTCTGCCACCGCATCGTCTGGTCCATGGTTTTCGTGGCCCTCGTCATCACCCTTCAGGGACGCTGGCGGGAAACGCTCGAACCGTTCTCCAAGCCGCGTGTTTTCGGCGTGTGTTGCCTGACTGGTTGCCTCATCGGCTGCAACTGGCTGATTTATATCTGGGCCGTCAATACCGACCGTATTCTGGAAACCAGCCTCGGCTACTACATGACACCGCTCATGAACGTGCTGCTGGGGTTCGTCTTCCTGCGTGAAAGATTGCGGCCAATGCAGATTCTGGCGGTAACCATCGCCGCCATCGGCGTGCTCTGGTCCCTCATCGGGTACGGCGAACTGCCATGGATCGGACTAACGCTGGCGATTTCCTTCGGCTTCTACGGCCTGTTGCGCAAAACCGCCTCCGTCAACTCCATCCCCGGCCTGTTCATAGAGACCGCTGTACTCACCCCGCTGGCCGGAGGATTTCTGCTCTGGCTGGGCTGGAACGGGGAAGCGTCCTTCCTGAACTCCGGGTGGCGCATCGACCTGCTGCTCATTGGCGCCGGAGCGGCCACTTCCCTGCCGCTCATGGGTTTTGCCAATGGCGCCCGCAAGCTGAATCTTGCAACGCTCGGCATCCTGCAATACCTCGCACCGAGTCTTGCCTTCGTCGTTGGGGCCTTTGTCTACGACGAACCGCTGACGACCAATACCATTATCACGTTCCTGTGCATCTGGACCGCTCTGGCGGTATACACGTTCGACAGCATCCGGCGGTTGCGACGGGCCCAGAGAATAGCGAACGGAAAAGGAGTGGCCTGA
- a CDS encoding substrate-binding periplasmic protein, whose protein sequence is MKRILTVVSIVFILASNAAAKEYVMVFGASYPPFYWMSQTDTTEAKGHGMFIDLLQAFRKEHPEIDLRMVSLPRKRMDAWIDDGRAQAFSLSSPLFFTPRERQNYAFSPTIWTTSDHLVVPRDSKISSTDLEGLRGKTIGFLHGNDYSYLDTAAEEGLFRQYYAIYSHTLLQMMHHGRLDAVVINRHSLPYHLRRAGLGKEDVRVLPDPLYEFDLSILVQKNQQRLLDKLDRFILESRRNGLLKKLEREWDTFGYTITAPKQTANHILEK, encoded by the coding sequence ATGAAACGAATACTCACCGTGGTCTCCATAGTATTCATACTGGCTTCAAATGCAGCGGCCAAAGAATATGTCATGGTTTTCGGAGCCAGCTACCCTCCCTTTTACTGGATGTCGCAAACCGACACCACGGAAGCCAAGGGACACGGCATGTTTATCGATCTGCTTCAAGCGTTTCGCAAAGAGCACCCGGAAATTGACTTACGCATGGTCAGTTTGCCGCGCAAACGCATGGATGCCTGGATAGATGACGGACGGGCACAGGCGTTCTCTCTCAGTTCTCCTCTGTTCTTTACCCCTCGCGAGCGTCAGAACTATGCATTTTCACCGACGATTTGGACCACTTCAGACCATCTTGTGGTTCCAAGAGATTCAAAAATCAGCTCGACGGATCTTGAAGGGCTCCGCGGAAAAACCATCGGATTCCTCCATGGCAATGACTATTCATATCTGGACACGGCTGCAGAGGAAGGTCTTTTCCGCCAATATTACGCCATCTACTCACACACTCTTTTGCAAATGATGCATCACGGCCGCCTGGACGCAGTGGTCATCAACCGCCACTCGCTTCCTTACCACCTCAGACGCGCCGGACTCGGCAAAGAGGATGTCCGGGTTCTTCCAGACCCGCTGTACGAATTCGATCTTTCCATTCTCGTGCAGAAAAACCAGCAGCGGCTCCTCGACAAACTTGACCGCTTTATTCTCGAAAGCCGGCGCAACGGACTGCTGAAGAAGCTGGAACGGGAATGGGACACATTCGGCTACACCATCACCGCCCCAAAGCAGACCGCGAATCACATCCTCGAGAAGTGA
- a CDS encoding sigma-54-dependent Fis family transcriptional regulator has translation MAIHHQDAPDVAYLTTLKQIQDVLGSEAPLEESLNALLKTLAEDMGYVRAFLVIMDPKSENLKLSLTYSPAMADEVTYAPGKGIVGRVFESGSPEIVPRMSDDPAFLNKAFGRSEEELKKLGFICVPVLNRAMEGDGTEVIGALSVDVPLIPMDDMEGHRQFLEVVAGFIAYHVARLQEEMAMQNHMLAQGVSSSGEPIPPANFVAASKAMRMVLRQGTQVAPSRATVLLRGESGTGKELLAEFIHSASPRGDKPLIKLNCAALPSELIESELFGHQKGAFTGAFQTKRGLFEIADQGTLFLDEIGELSLDAQAKVLRAIQEKEIQRVGSEQTITVDVRLICATHQPLEELLEKGMFREDLYYRINVFPVFIPPLKERREDILPLSEHFLMDFTREYNKQVKRISTPAIELLTMYHWPGNVRELRNCMERAVLLCEEEVIRTYHLPPTLQTAESSATGTNLSFGEAVAKFEQELLVDSLKKTGGNMLQSARDLRVSYRIVNYKVKKYGIDVKRFSGSKSKRKRKGVTQE, from the coding sequence ATGGCGATTCACCATCAGGATGCGCCCGATGTGGCGTACCTGACTACACTGAAACAGATTCAGGATGTGCTGGGCAGCGAGGCTCCTCTCGAAGAGAGCCTCAACGCCCTGCTCAAGACGCTGGCCGAGGACATGGGCTACGTCAGGGCGTTTCTGGTCATCATGGACCCCAAGTCCGAAAACCTGAAGCTCTCCCTGACGTACAGCCCGGCCATGGCCGACGAAGTGACCTACGCGCCCGGCAAGGGCATCGTGGGCCGCGTTTTCGAGTCGGGAAGCCCTGAAATAGTCCCGCGCATGTCTGACGATCCGGCGTTTCTCAACAAGGCCTTTGGAAGAAGTGAGGAAGAACTCAAGAAGCTCGGCTTCATCTGCGTTCCCGTGCTCAACAGAGCCATGGAGGGGGACGGCACCGAAGTCATCGGCGCACTTTCCGTTGACGTGCCGCTCATCCCCATGGACGACATGGAAGGACACCGGCAGTTTCTCGAAGTGGTCGCTGGGTTCATCGCCTATCACGTTGCCCGGCTTCAGGAAGAAATGGCCATGCAGAATCACATGCTGGCGCAGGGCGTTTCTTCCAGCGGGGAGCCCATCCCCCCGGCAAACTTCGTTGCGGCCAGCAAGGCCATGCGCATGGTTCTGCGTCAGGGAACGCAGGTCGCCCCGAGCCGTGCCACGGTCCTGCTTCGCGGTGAATCCGGCACTGGTAAGGAATTGCTGGCCGAGTTCATCCACTCCGCCAGCCCGCGCGGCGACAAGCCGCTGATCAAGCTCAACTGCGCGGCCCTGCCGTCGGAGCTGATCGAGTCCGAACTGTTCGGCCATCAAAAGGGCGCATTTACCGGAGCATTCCAGACCAAGCGCGGCCTTTTCGAGATAGCGGATCAGGGAACCCTGTTCCTCGACGAAATCGGCGAGCTTTCCCTCGACGCGCAGGCCAAGGTGCTTCGCGCCATTCAGGAAAAGGAAATACAGCGGGTGGGCAGCGAGCAGACCATCACGGTAGACGTCCGCCTGATCTGCGCCACCCACCAGCCGTTGGAAGAGCTGCTTGAAAAAGGCATGTTCCGGGAAGACCTCTATTACCGCATCAACGTGTTTCCGGTCTTCATACCGCCCCTCAAGGAACGCCGCGAGGATATCCTTCCGTTATCCGAACACTTCCTCATGGATTTCACGAGGGAGTACAACAAGCAGGTCAAACGCATCTCCACCCCGGCCATCGAGTTGCTGACCATGTATCATTGGCCCGGCAACGTACGTGAGCTGCGAAACTGCATGGAACGCGCCGTGCTGCTCTGTGAAGAGGAAGTCATACGCACGTATCACCTGCCTCCCACACTGCAGACTGCCGAAAGCTCGGCCACCGGCACCAACCTCAGCTTCGGCGAGGCGGTTGCAAAATTCGAGCAGGAGCTGCTCGTTGATTCGCTGAAGAAAACCGGGGGCAACATGCTCCAGTCCGCAAGAGACCTTCGGGTGTCGTACAGGATCGTCAACTACAAGGTCAAAAAGTACGGCATCGACGTCAAGCGATTCTCCGGAAGCAAATCCAAACGCAAGCGCAAAGGCGTTACTCAGGAATAA
- a CDS encoding indolepyruvate oxidoreductase subunit beta, whose amino-acid sequence MSDIKPIRIFMTGVGGQGTLTATTLLANTVLSLGLPVTSGEIHGMAQRGGVVESTVLIGCKSPKIGHGEADVMLGFEPTETMRALPYLKSGGSIFSSSEYLLPLSVATGRESCPELSTIEEAVKACTEDYLFLPCQTLGIEAGAVQAGNIALLGAMAASGKTPITVEALADTIRKSMKPKIVDVNLKALELGAAKSA is encoded by the coding sequence ATGAGCGATATCAAGCCCATCCGCATATTCATGACCGGTGTCGGCGGACAGGGGACCCTGACCGCCACCACCCTGCTGGCTAACACCGTGCTCTCCCTCGGACTGCCCGTCACCTCCGGGGAAATCCATGGAATGGCCCAGCGCGGCGGCGTGGTTGAGTCCACCGTCCTCATCGGCTGCAAGAGCCCCAAGATCGGACACGGTGAAGCCGACGTGATGCTCGGTTTCGAGCCGACGGAAACCATGCGTGCCCTGCCGTACCTGAAGTCCGGCGGCAGCATCTTCTCCAGCTCGGAATACCTTTTGCCGCTCTCCGTGGCCACCGGCCGCGAAAGCTGTCCCGAGCTCTCCACCATTGAAGAAGCAGTGAAAGCCTGCACCGAGGACTACCTCTTCCTGCCCTGCCAGACGCTGGGCATTGAGGCCGGTGCCGTACAGGCAGGCAACATCGCACTGCTGGGCGCCATGGCCGCTTCCGGCAAGACCCCGATCACCGTGGAGGCGCTTGCGGATACCATCCGCAAGTCCATGAAACCGAAGATTGTAGACGTCAACCTTAAAGCACTCGAACTCGGCGCCGCCAAAAGCGCCTAG